CTTTGCTTGAGGATCTTGCTTCAGAGCTGAAGGACATAGGGATTGTGGAAAAAGCGCCCAGGATGGAAGGAAAGATGATGATAATGGTCCTTGCGCCGAAGCAAATGGCCAAATCCGATAAGTTGGATAGGGTTGATAAGCCCAGTAAGACAGATGATGTGGCTGAAACAGACGCCAAATAGATAAGGTCTTACTCCGGCATATTGGATGATTTAGAGGTTACAGATGAATCTACGGGGAGGAATTACAGCGTGCCAAAGCTAAAGACACATCGGGGAGCAGCTAAGAGGTTCAAGGTGAGCGGCACCGGAAAGATCATCAGGTTCAAGGCATATAGAAGCCACCTTTTGTCAGCTAAGACAAAAAAACAAAAGAGACATCTCCGTAAGGATGTAGTTATGGAAAAGGGAGACTCAGGGAGAATCAGAAAGCTCATTCCATTTCTTTGATCCTGTTCTTCCATGATTTTTGTGCTCCTATGTTTATCATTCCATGCTTTATTTTGATTCATAGCATTACCTGATAAGTTGCGGGGAGATGATGGAAATGCCCAGGGTCAAGGGCGGAATTGTCACACGACGAAGGCACAAGAAGATCCTCAAGATGGCCAAGGGTTTCACCGGAGCCAGGAGTAAGATATTCAGAAGGGCCAATGAAGCCATTCTTAAGTCGCTAGCTTATGCATATCGGGATAGACGCAATAGAAAGCGCGAAATCAGAAGTCTCTGGATTGCCCGAATTAATGCCGCTGCTAGGGCAAATGGCATCTCTTACAGCAGGCTCATGGACGGGCTCAAGAAGGCAGGGGTGGAAATCAATAGAAAGATGATAGCCGATATGGCTGTTAATGATGCTGCCGGCTTTGAGGAGCTGGTCCGGGTTGCAAGGGAGTCAACGGTCAGATAGAGAACCTATAAGCTCTCCTCATAATCCCAAGATCAAGCTTGTCCGGCGCCTCCTCGAAAACAGGGGCTTCAGATATGAGTATGGGGCATATGTCATAGAGGGCGCGCGGCTTGTGGATGAGGCTATAGCTGCGTCTATTGATCTTGAATTTGTCCTATTTGCTCTGGATTTTGAGGAAAGGGAGCCGGGCCGGAGGCTCCTTCAAAAGGTACGGGATAGCGGTGTGCCTCTGATCCCGGTAGCGCAAGGAATTCTAAGCCGTCTCGCCGACACTGTCACATCACAGGGGATACTAGCGGTTGCTAGAATCACCATGCAGGATGCTGAAACCCTCATAGGGTGTTCTATCGGCGAATTGCCGCTGATCCTGGTCTGTGACGAAATAAAGGACCCAGGTAATCTGGGTACGATCTTGAGAAGTGCGTGGGGATTTGGCGTGTCCCTTGTGGTGCTGCCGGAGGGTTGTGTCGATCTCTACAATCCAAAGGTTGTCCGGTCGGCCATGGGGGCCATTTTTCATGTCCCCGTTGCTATTTTTGAGAAATCTACCATTGAAGCGATAAGATGGCTCAGGGCTCACGGTATAGCCATCCTGGCATCGAGCCCCCATGCCAGGCGATATTGCCATCAATATGATTTCGTGCGTCCTGTCGCGATTGTGTTAGGAAACGAGGCCTGGGGAATCTCCCAGGAAATAGCAGAGGCTTCCGACGACATCGTCGCGATCCCTATGCCGGGCGG
This genomic interval from Bacillota bacterium contains the following:
- the rplT gene encoding 50S ribosomal protein L20, with amino-acid sequence MPRVKGGIVTRRRHKKILKMAKGFTGARSKIFRRANEAILKSLAYAYRDRRNRKREIRSLWIARINAAARANGISYSRLMDGLKKAGVEINRKMIADMAVNDAAGFEELVRVARESTVR
- the rpmI gene encoding 50S ribosomal protein L35 produces the protein MPKLKTHRGAAKRFKVSGTGKIIRFKAYRSHLLSAKTKKQKRHLRKDVVMEKGDSGRIRKLIPFL
- a CDS encoding RNA methyltransferase; translated protein: MQGSQRSDREPISSPHNPKIKLVRRLLENRGFRYEYGAYVIEGARLVDEAIAASIDLEFVLFALDFEEREPGRRLLQKVRDSGVPLIPVAQGILSRLADTVTSQGILAVARITMQDAETLIGCSIGELPLILVCDEIKDPGNLGTILRSAWGFGVSLVVLPEGCVDLYNPKVVRSAMGAIFHVPVAIFEKSTIEAIRWLRAHGIAILASSPHARRYCHQYDFVRPVAIVLGNEAWGISQEIAEASDDIVAIPMPGGSESLNVAVATSIVLYEAAKQRLVRGERLCYNSV